GCCTTCACCTCCGCCACCCGGTTGGGGCCGGGCCAGGGGATGTGGGGCATGGGCCACTGCGCCGCGCTGCGGGGCCAGATCCCGGTGCACTTGAAGGCGGGCGTGATCTGCACCACGTACCGCTCCCGGATGCGGAGCTTCACCTCGCTGGTGTCCGCGATCATCTTCACCACGTCCCGGTAGCTGCACTTGTCCACGGCCTGGGCCACCAGCGTCTGGAAGCGGGAGCGGATCTTGCGGGCGGACAGGTAGCCCGAGGCGGTGATGAACTCCACCCAGAGGGACATGCTGCGCTTGCGGCCGTCGCTCAGCTTGAGCACGGCGCAGCCCGGCAGGGAGCCGTCGTCCACGAAGTTGAAGACGCCCATCTGGTTGAGGTAGAGCACCACCTCAAACTCGGTGGGCGAGATCACCTCCAGCCCCTCGTAGCGGGCGTCGATCTCGCTCAGGGAGCTGATGAAGCGCGGCTCCTGCACCTCCACCTCCTTCAGCACGTCCGACACGACCTTGCACACCTCCCGGATGGTCTTGGCGATGGCCGCCTTGCGGGCCTGGCAGCGCTCCGTGTAGTATTTGTTGAGCTGGTAGACCAGCTTGGCCTGCGCGGCGATCATGTTGGGGCACAGGTCCGGGCTGTACACCGGGCTCTCGCAGTACGTTGAGGGATCCAATGCTTTAGCGGTGGCTGCAGCTTTGCGGAGGGCACCGGCCAAATCGCAGACCCCCACCCCCTCCGGGAAGAAGGCGGCAGCGGCGCGCCAGtgagagcaattaaaaaaatcggGGAGGACGACGAAGCACAAAGGAGCGaagcccggcgctgccccggcgaggaggagggaggagtgcGAGCCGCAGGCGAGCGGGGCGGTGCGGGCtgggcggcggcggtgccggtgccggagcgGCGGGCAGCCCCCGCGGGCTCCCGGAGCGCAAAGTTTTGGGTGGCGGTGGGGGCAGGGAGGTCTGCGCTGCCTCTGCGCTCAGGCGCCCACCCCCCCGCGCGGCgacaaaaatgctgtttcaatagttcatgaaaaaaacccaaacaaacttcCCCAGGACTCGCAGAAGGTCCCCGCAGAAAAGCCGGTCGGCGGCGAAGTTTAAAACCGCACACGATacgagaggaggaggagaatgcgAGCAATGCCCAGAGCGGAGGAGTGaactctctgtctgtctgtctgtctgtctgcctctctctctctctctttcagtccGTGGCACCGCCAGAGATGTGCATGAGTTTTGGCTGCCGTTCTCTCAGACTGTCAGGGGGTGTTGTtgatttcccttttcctgctggagGCGTTGTCTGAACCCGGCTCTGTGGCTTTCTCTATCTTTACGCGCAGACGTGTGCACTTGGTCTGTGATCTCTCATTCCTGTCCTGCAGCTCTATATAGATTGTTttgagagagatatatatataggttgttttttggtttgtttttttttttctttgcacagacTGTGTTTTATCCTGAGCGGGAGGAGGGCGTAGCTGCTGTGCCCGGGACggcttctcctccccctccccgcccctggAAGTGCGCGCCGAGGCTCTCACTTTCTGCGCCTCTCCTCCTCCGCCGTGCGCCCGTCTCTCTCCGGCGGTGCTGGCGGGCCCTGTAGTTTATGaatggggccggggccggggcccgggcggggggcggggggcggagcCCCGCCTCCTACAATCGCCGCCGAGCTGTCAGCGGCGCGGCCAatcgcggcgggcggcgggcacgGCCGGCGCGGGGGCGCGCACACGCGCCCGCGCGCTCCCTCCGCCtcctccccggcggcggggcaggggcgccCCGTCCGCTCCGTGCTAGAGTCGACCGGCGTTaaggccggggcgggggggagccgggggggggggggggcgcggggctgcgggcgTCCTGCGGCCCGGCGCGGGGTGGGAAGAAGCTGCAACTTCGCCGTGGCGGCCGGGCGAAGGGAGCTCGCTGCTCCCTCCGCTTGCTGCGAGGAGACCCAGCGGTGGTGCCGGTGTgcgaagggaaggggggagaggcGTGCCGGTGCTTCACCGCGGGCATAAATCTTCTTTCGCTGATGCCGGGCTGCAGCAGTGAAAGTGAGACCGTCACTGGAGCAGAATTGCACACCTTGTTTTACTACCCTCAGTCAGTGCCGTAGTCACGTTAATTTAGATAGATCTCGTGCCATAAAGTTCTGTTCATCCTCCTAGAGCGTAGGATTGAGTTATTCGAAAAGGAAACGACATTTTATGCGCGTTAGTATTAATAGGAATATTGAACGATTTGGACATAAAACTGTAGTTACGTTATGCCAGTTCGGAAAGAGCGGCTCGCTCGCGCTGCTGTAACCCCCGGGCAGTACCTGCTGCAAAACAGCAAGAAGTGTTTCTCCTGCGGAAAGTTAGGCTGGCGCGAAGACAATCTCCACATCTTCCGTGCTCGGGCGCGTGTTTCCGCGGCGGCTTCGCCCTCCCCTGGGCCGtgcggccccgcggcgggcacCGGCGGGCGTGCCGAGCGCGCCGGGGCTGCGGAGCACcgagcgggcggcgcggccgagcCCGCCGCCGTCCCGCCGCAGCCGCCGGTCCCTGCTGCGCGGGGGCGGCTCTGGCAGCCCGGCTGGCCGCCGTGggagcccggccgccgcggccggggccATTCACACGCGATGCGCTCCTCCTTGCGGAGCCTCGGTTTAACCAGCTCGCAGCGGTTGGGCTCGGTTTCTTGTTCTTTCCTCCTTTCGCTGCAGCTGGctgattttaataaagaaaatatcgCCGTCTGTTTTCCGTGTGCATTTAAATTAGAAACATGTCTTGTGCTGACCGTACTACTGCGCGCTGGAAGAAGTAAGTACGGACGTGCCCGgcgctggggctggtggggctccGTTCTCCCCGAGGAGATGATCGGCTCGTTGTTTCCCCCGATGCCGCCGGGGCGGTCTGCTCCCCGGGGTGGGTGGGGGCACGCTGCCTCCGCCGACGCTCGGCCGGCCGCGGTGCCCGGTGCTcggcggggcccgggcgggcGGTGGCGTCAGGT
This region of Aptenodytes patagonicus chromosome 4, bAptPat1.pri.cur, whole genome shotgun sequence genomic DNA includes:
- the MAB21L2 gene encoding protein mab-21-like 2, yielding MIAAQAKLVYQLNKYYTERCQARKAAIAKTIREVCKVVSDVLKEVEVQEPRFISSLSEIDARYEGLEVISPTEFEVVLYLNQMGVFNFVDDGSLPGCAVLKLSDGRKRSMSLWVEFITASGYLSARKIRSRFQTLVAQAVDKCSYRDVVKMIADTSEVKLRIRERYVVQITPAFKCTGIWPRSAAQWPMPHIPWPGPNRVAEVKAEGFNLLSKECYSLTGKQSSAESDAWVLQFGEAENRLLMGGCRNKCLSVLKTLRDRHLELPGQPLNNYHMKTLLLYECEKHPRETDWDEACLGDRLNGILLQLISCLQCRRCPHYFLPNLDLFQGKPHSALESAAKQTWRLAREILTNPKSLDKL